GTATAATAGATTTGTTCCAATCTTATAATTTCTTTTTGGGCCATCATGCGATCTCTAAATTTACTCTTATTTATATTTTTCATAATAATAGCACCTCTACAAGCAAAGACTATCGTTGTGTTAGGTGACAGCTTAAGTGCTGGTTATGGTATCGATGTACAAAAGGGATGGGTTAATCTTTTAGCTGAAAAACTGCAAAAAGAAGGCGATGTTAAAGTAATTAACATCAGTACTAGTGGTGATACTACAAGCAATGGTCTAGCCAAAATACACTCCGCCTTACAAAAGTACACGCCTAAAATAATTATTATTGAGCTAGGGGCAAATGATGGCCTGCGTGGACTTCCGATTAAGCAAATGAAAAATAATTTTATTACCATGATTACAGAAAGCCAAAAGTCCGGTGCCAAAGTTCTTTTGTTAGCAACCGATCTTCCACCTAATTATGGTCCTCAATATCTGGAACAATTTAAACACGCCTATACTGAATTAGCACAAACCTACAAAGTCGCCCTCATTCCTATGTTTTTAGAGGGGGTAGCTGGTAATGACGGGTTGATGCAAAAAGATGGCTTGCATCCTAATGAGCAAGCGCAGCAAAAAATTCTTGATAACATTTGGCCCCAATTAAAAAAATTAATTGACAGTCATTAGACTTGTTTGGAAACGCTACTGATGGGGGGCGAATTGCTTCGTCGCTCCAGTGCACGAATCCGCATGTATTTGCAGCCGCGCGCCGTTTCGCCCCGCATTTCATCCCCCCTCAGCGAGTTTCTGATGAGGTCTATTCATATTAATCAGGAGTGAGTTCCTCGGAAAGAAATAGCCCCGCCAATAAGGTTCATTTTAGGGAATAATGGAAAGCAAGAATTTACATTGCCATCTACTTGCAACGTGTTTTGTGCATCAAATGGTGCGCCCATAAGC
This Legionella fallonii LLAP-10 DNA region includes the following protein-coding sequences:
- a CDS encoding arylesterase, whose amino-acid sequence is MLGDSLSAGYGIDVQKGWVNLLAEKLQKEGDVKVINISTSGDTTSNGLAKIHSALQKYTPKIIIIELGANDGLRGLPIKQMKNNFITMITESQKSGAKVLLLATDLPPNYGPQYLEQFKHAYTELAQTYKVALIPMFLEGVAGNDGLMQKDGLHPNEQAQQKILDNIWPQLKKLIDSH